The DNA region ttttttttaaatatttacacaacaaattcaaaattccacgtttacatttttaatttatatatctagtatatttttttgttaaaggaTCACATTTTTATAGGTAAAAAAAGTGACGTAAAATAGTTCGTGGCAGGTGGGGGCTTAGCCTGCTGCGTCACACACTCTCTTGGCCCAACTAGGCCTGAATTTGAAGGGTGCTGGTCAATTCGTACCAGAACCAACTACTACCCATTTAATTGCCAACCCGGCGAATTCGGGCGTCGTACCCAAATGTTAGGTCTTACTTTGGCTAGCATAGGCTATCCCCCACCCGCTAATTACAAGCCGCCTAGGCCTGGAAGTACAGtatctaggctagtagtaggggATAGTAGGCTAGGCCAGGGCTAATACTCTAGCTAGGGGAGGTCCCTCTGGACATACCCGGCCGCGACAGTAGGCATAGTGGTGTGGGTACTTTCGTTGCCATTTTCCGGGCGGGGGTGGGgtgtactatagtataggcaTGTTAGGCCAGCTAGCATACCCACTCCATTTCGTAATTAATAGTCATACATACCTGCAAAAGACCCACGGCGCGTAAGCAACAATTTCCTAGGTGCGGATGCAATTTCTTCGGTGCCTATTGCAGTTTGAGACCACTTGATTCTCATACCATCatacattgttttttaaatgttttagaaTGGCATCGAAGACCTTGCATGATTATTTATTAGACCaagatgtacagtatgtatggtGCGTCATAACGTTATCTTTTCTATAAATGttccaataaaataatatttagcaTGGCACTTAATTACGCTGTTATTTGGTCTTTGCTTCTCCTCCACCCACAATCATAAATTATGTTAGCATTAACTTATTGGTTGCTAAAATAGTagatagtagtacagtagtaccaAACTACATGTAACAATTGAGGGAAtaaacagaaagaaagaagaaaataccAAACTGCCTGTTCTTGTCATCTTGTATTTTATGTACTCAAATGGCAGAAATAAAAAGTAAGTCATTAAAgttgccattaaaaaaaaataaatgtacagtaccaGTTTAAAAAGATAACTTATGCATATACTTAATAATCAGGGGCGGACGCAGGGATGTTGCCCCAGTTGCCCGGGCAACACCcataatttcatactaaatgtttttttctgccactagtgagtgagtggccgagcggttaagacagtggaaccgtaatcacgtagccataacatcggcaggggttcgaggctcactcactccatggttctggtggtagaacgagtcttctcggataaggactataaaccgtaggtccagtgtacacaacttgctcgtgtgcactttaaagaacctagtacatctttggagacgagtagggggttaccccggtgtagtagtacatcacagccactgatcaccaactgggccctctgggagatcagtctttgactgaagaggtcacccagtataaagataaaacaaacaaataaactaaaatttaGATCCCACTTCATCATAGGCatatattaaccatattaacgtCGTTATAGAAGTCCATTGTTGGAAGTCTATGTAAATTGACTGACTGCAGCGTAAAATTAACCGCGCACAATTAACGACGGTcagtggattttttttttcatttctctACGACCGTAAAATTAGGGcgaatttccgtagtaatttaCAAACCTGTGGCGTAAATGCTTGGTTTCTATTATGGCCCTGGACTCTTGGGCaaccctcttaaaatagtcaTGCCACCACCCCTGATAATTACCTATTGGGTCTAGGCTTGTTGTCACCTGGAATTTTGCCACTTGGCCTTTAGCAACCCAAAATATTGCTACCTGGCCTAAAAATCCAGGTGGCAACGTGCCAGAACCTGACTACTAAATGCAAACTAATGTCGAGAACTTGTGTGTTCAGTTAACTGCAAATAGTCTCAACGCAGAAGATCATTGTCTTAATTACTCAGTATTGGTTTATATTTTGATACTTTTTTGTGTGACATTAGTATTGTTATGTTTCGTACACGCTAAAGACACTACAACAGTACACTGGTACAATAGACACGACTCAGTCAGGTGTGGATTCCAAGTGAACGAGGCATTTATTAACAACAGCCTATTATACTATTCTACCCACAATATCAATGCGCGTAGACCAATCACCCATGTCTTAATACACGACAAGTATAATACTGGTAACTGGTTGTAAAGTTAAACATAAAAGACACTTTCCCTGCAattgttgacgttttgtaaaaaatatgcatatactgtatattactttaaaaaagttgtataggcctagttgGTAAACAGCGGTAAcatacgaacatcgtacgcttcAGATCTTCACTGCTTAAAAATGGAAGAAAATTATTGTAATAGGCCagtatagtatttaatttaacatgAAAAGCAGCTTAaaatagatgaaaaaaaaacaaaaaaaatgtaaatttaaatccTCAAATGTTCTGGAACATTTGCTTCTGGCTCCCAGGTAAGTTTTTTGAAGCCAACCCACTTTACTTGGTACATAAATTGtcctttcttctttttcttttttaatattttttcaaatgcataaaatcctgaaaaaaaaaaagaagcaattTTTACAAGCATGAAAATAAGTTAAACAAACTGTGTCtccaaaacaatatttgattattatcaGGGTTGTAATTATTATGTCTCTGCATCTTACCTTCTTTCAACTCAGTTTTCTTACTGGTATGCCCAATCTCCGAACAAATGTTTGCTAAATCTGTATTTTTTTCTGGGAAAAAAAACAGTTAAGcattaattgttaaaaaaacattttcttggGGTTCCCTACTCTCTAATTTGAATGTATGTGCTAttgctacagtatttaaaaaatgtatttgaatttaattatgCACAAGGACACTTTATTGAGTAAAAACTTAGTCTAGTGTATATTGTTGTGTTAAGGTCAATTAACtgtcaaataatttttttaattttattttttttaaagcactaTAACACTGTATTGCTCATAGGTCATTCCATATCCTGTCACGTCTTTAACACAATTGTATTCATTGTATGTGTTGctgttttaaatttaagtaGGTTTGCTAAATGTGTTACTCaccaaaatcaattaaaacttCGTGAGGCCTAATGGTACCTTCAATTTCAGCTGTGGAAGAATTATGTTCATTGTGAAGAATATCACAAAGaaaagtaaatactgtataaacattttgattcacactaaatacacatttttaatgtatcaACAAATATAACATCAAATATCAAGTAAATGATGTTTAACTTACCATCAGCAATAACTGTTTCATTTTCTGTTACTGTGGATGaataaattgcaataaatttatattttattcaatgaCTATATCATATAATAGACTCGAACACCTTTCTACAACAAATTGTTTGGTTGCATTAAATATCAAGTAAATGATGTTTAACTTACCATCAGCAAGAACTGTTTCATTGTCTGTTGCTGTGGATGaataaattgcaataaattatattgtattcaaTTACTATATCATATAATAGACTCGAACACCTTTCTACAACAAATTGTTTGGTTGCATTAAATATCAAGTAAATGATGTTTAACTTACCATCAGCAAGAACAGTTTCATTTTCTGTTACTGTGGATGaataaattgcaataaatttatattttattcaatgaCTATATCATATAATAGACTCGAACACCTTTCTACAACAAATTGTTTGGTTGCATTAAATATCAAGTAAATGATGTTTAACTTACCATCAGCAAGAACAGTTTCATTTTCTGTTGCTGTGGATGaataaattgcaataaattatattgtattcaaTATGCAGATGTAGTTTATAGTgaaatacagtagtactgttTACCTATATTATTTAAGAAAACAGTTGTGTGCcttaatatactatatattaaccatgcacaaaatgttaaattagaTACTGACTATAGAATTTCAAATTCAAAGATATTGTAGATCTCTTAGATTTAAATATCATCCAAAAAACTACTTTCTGTCATGACTGCAGATGATTAATTGACATACACTAGAattgcaaaattaattttcacaAAACCAAAATCTGAAAGGCCtctaaatgtttattaattactGTAAATGTTCTTAAGCGATTAATGTTTGCTTTTTTTACAAATGGAGGTACAAGTTAGGTGGCATGCTGATTAATGAAGGTAAACTGTGGTATGAAATAGTTTGATAATTCGAAAGTTGGATATCATTGATGCATGCGACTGTGTGTCAGTCAAATTTTCTGaaacacatttattttagttaaaacttGCCTTCAAATTTAAGGTGATTGCTCTTTTCAATAATGCTTTCAAGTTCTTGGTAAGTGTACCTTCCTATTGGCTTAAAGCCAATAGGATCGAGGCCACAAACCCGCCACTTTCCGTTCATCACCTCCTTGTAAGGCACCCTATCTTTCCCTGATGCTTGTTCTGAAAAAACATCCCAGAGTTTAACAATTTAGAGTGAAgtgtaaatttgtaataatgagtgtacatataaattattaatacagtaatagtttGATAAAAACTCTAGATGATTGGTATAGACATAGGatactttatttgtcaaaaatgtaatattttttaaaagataagatgttaaaatacatttaaaattcttgtaagaaaatattaaaatacattaaattaaatatgaaaattgcAATATTCAAAATACTGTGGATATcgcattaataatataaaataatttaaaatacgtTTGACTTTGATAACATTTTTGATTCAAAACatcctttatttttaaaaattgtgaacTTACTGAATTTGTTATTTAACAGCTCCTGCACTTCTCGTCTGAGCTTTTTCTTCTTATTTACTTGTGTTGCATTTGGACCTGTATGGATTAAAATCAGATTGTAAGCATAAATATAAATCATGTTTTTACAGTATGTACTTGGACTACTGTGTTTAACACCATTCATTaatatatgatataatataagTGTCAGATCAGagtgtactgtatttaataaagCAGTCatgttacaattattatttaaaaaatctttttgtatttaacattCTGTGTTTCATCAATTATTTAGGTAAGTTGAATATCTTGGTTGAAGTTATTTATtctcattattttatatacccgtagatatataattattttacttaccATTACTAAACGATAAGAACTTGGTTGTAAGCTGCTCCCGCTCCATGAAATAATTACCCTCCTCTGACCCAAAGGAGAATATTGTGTCGTTGTTTGGATGCAAAATAACAGCAATACACTGGCATCCAAGGTTCACCATTTCTTGTATCTATGTACATTgtcataaatataattattgttggtAATTAGTACACAAAAGAACAGAAATACACATGTCTCGACTGGCCTTATTAACTGTacaaaagataataaaaataaaacatttactatgaaaaatataaagtaaaatcaATATTACACTATCTataattagataaaaaaaaaaattatagcaaatttaaaatttcttgATTAGcaacatttcattataaaacGTATGCATGGTTTGATTTTTCCGTTGTAAATCTGCTACAATGCTTACTTTTGTCAAATTTATGATGAAAGaggtaattttaattaaaataatattaatttttttccaattttaaaGTCTTTAtataaaactatatttaaaatgttgtaaaaaTGGTGCAGTCAATTCTAAATAAGTTTAACTTGCATTGAAAGAAGTTacacattttcaatttattgtatataaacTTGATTTTTGCATCAAATTTAAGTTTGTTATCGATTTGATCATCTAAATGCTTGTATGTTTTAACTTCTGATAACCTTTAATTGGGGAAGCAAGTACTTATATTAAAAAGCCAAGCAATGCACATTGCAGGAAAATTAATTTTACTAACTTTCTTTTCAATTTCCTTGGTTTTTCGTGCTATTGCAATTTTATTCTGGCCTTCTGTCATTTGCGATGGTGTTGTTGGCAGTGGCAAAGCCAGTCTTGCCCGTTCTTCATAACTGGCAGATTCATTGGACTGTTTTAGTTCCTGCCACTTTTTTAGGCCACTCACACGACAATCGGTATAAGTTCTGCCTTTGTCGAGTTCTAatgaaatacataaaatatattaatttgatataatataaGTTTAAACTTTTACGGGTATATCATGGGATTTTATCTGGCTCTTTTCTATTGTATGTCCATTtcatgtatgtacagtattttgccAAATCAAATCATACTATTACAATCTATATTCACCTTCCTTTATGTGTTCAGACATGAACAGCTGGTGGCCCGTTTGTTTTCTTATTCTTAACTTTTCCTTGCAAGGACGTTTTTTTCcggacaatttttttttgtagttgcCAATCCAATCCTATAagaacataatataatatatagtattaattgttttccttTTGTTCTATTTCAAATTCTAATAATAATCGTTATACTCTATACAAAAAACTAGATACAGcttgaatatattattacaaaacaaactcaatattttataaacaattgtaatatatttttttttataaaagtggAACACACAGATCACCGATTCACCAAACTAAATCAAAGGCCTTTTGGATGAGTTTTGAGCTTTTGGCATGAGTGTTGGTGATTATGTTTGTTGAAACTAcaatcattttaaaacaatcagtagcaataaaaaaataaaaattacttatTTAACCTCTCTATTAAGCATTCCAGAAAAACgatcaacaataaaaaaaagcatttataGACATAAATGGCATTAATAATATGATTAAGAGacatattacattataattatccTACTTACTTTTACCTGTTCTTCCAACAAACCAGTTTTTTCAACTGCTTTTGCTAGTAACACCTTCTGTCTGTCACTCCTATAACTTGACATACCCTTCTCATATAAAGCAATGAGAACCGATTTGTTTTTATCTCCAATTTGCCTTCGGCTTCGCTTAGTACACCTAGACCTAGGCAGAAGGTAGAAGTAGTAGTGTATACACTTTAATTAAAAgaatgcctagctaggcctagtaagtagtATTAAtataaccatggagtaaagattACTCCAGGCATGATATAactattttttacaaatatataaatataaggcctaggctaggtctacATTGAAAattgttcataataataatatagtgttTGTCATCAATTCAAGatgacataggcctaggctacactACAACACGTGCTGCTGCTTTATAGATTGTGTCACAGTGTATTTTAATAGAGCATTTTTAGGGTGTAAAATGAATGGTCGTTTTTATGTATAAATGTCTGAGCCTTGACTCTATAAATAgatagtactaggcctagggcctagcctatgcTATGATtatctaggctagtaggcctagcgaTACCTACCTTTCAATCTCATTCATTGAAAAACAAGGTGATGTGTATAATAAGTGTAAAAATCTGTAAAATTCGTAGAAAATAATTATTCTGTACTAAAGTAACTCTTGTGTGTGGTAGCTGTTTGTGTAACAATTGTTTAACTGGGTGTTTAGTGGCTTCTCTCAGAGTGCTGAAGTGACGGCAGATAAAGATATAGGGCCTAGGCGCGCCAGGTGTAAGATATCATCCTCCTGTCATCCATCAATCCATCATCCATCCCCACCGTACCACCCAAGGCCCATACCATAGTTTTGTAGAGCTAGTGTGTAAAGAGGGCGCTTTCCGAATGACAAGTTTCCAAGTTTCCACCAATTAAATTGTCGCGTTGCGCCCCTAGCTAGCTAGCATCATGCATGCAgcttaagccgattttccactaggcgaatttgttcgcgcgaatcgaacgcgccagcttgtacgcatgtgtattcatgtttacgtcttccaaatccttctctacgcatgcgtattagctgacgccttcgattcgcgcgaacaaattcgcccagtggaaaatcggcttaagccgattttccactgggcgaatttgttcgcgcgaatcgaaggcgtcagctaatacgcatgcgtagagaaggatttggaagacgtaaacatgaatacacatgcgtacaagctggcgcgttcgataaagcgtggttcccactagcgacgcaacacaaggacgtaacgcaacgcaagtgaattgaccaatcacaagcgatggcttattcgcttgtgattgctaactgtctataactaacttcgcttgtcattggttaaaacgcttgcgttgcgtttacgtccttgcgttacgttctagtgagaaccaagcttaagatagatagatagatagatagctAGCTAGCTCATCATGGaggtatctatttttatacctccattgCTAGCTGATGATTCTCCCCAACTGAGATGtataatattgatattgtaatttactttttggaaatatttcctttttcattttaaatattttatcctTCACAGCACCAAGATTAGAAGAGATGTGCCACGTCAGTATCAAAGTACATACTGTACTCTTTTTTTATTCGTATTGATGAATTGCCACCCaaccaataggcctacatggatATTGTAAAATACATCTAACAATAACAGACAGATCCATCTATCTCTTAGtcttataaatagatgtatctcAGCTCTCCAAACTACTGCTGCTATAAATTCCCAATTGACAATGACATACTGTGCAGGGGGTTTGGAAAGGCTTCAATATAATTAGCGATGGCCTACTGCTACTGTACACTGTCAACATTGTCATTAGACAAGAAATGGAGGCACAGTTTATCCACCAGAGGGCTGGTGCTAATACAATCTATCATCCTCTCACTAGTAATGTATCAaccagggctaggcctagactattcCAGTAATTTAAAGGGGTTgcatttaaatgaaaatgtttaaaaaaagataacattttagtaattattaaaattaaccCATTTTGTAGATATCAAATTTCATTTGGTATTGATTGTAGGATTTTCACAACTTATTTTGCTTGTTCTAGTTGGGCACACTATATTATgtgttattgtatattttttacagaATGAGATGGTCCAGTGTAATATGAGTCAGTTGTTTATTTGTACAATATGCAGGAGAGATCTGAGGCTAGAGAAGAACCAGTTTTCTGCTGATACCATTCATTTATATAAACAAACCAATGTTTTCCTAATATTGAACTACAACAGACAAAGGAATGATTAACATAAGGGTTTTACAATACATTAGGctgtattttattgaaaaatccacttaaaattgtttttaaaacatctTCATAATGAATGACAACATGATGTAGCCTACTTTTTTACAATCACAAAAGGCATTGGATTTGTGAGACCTAATAATTGAAGAAAAATGTTTATTgggaatattttttattataaggCTAATATTACAAATATGGTGGTATTTAATGTTGCCAAACTATGTATTAGTGTAATgtgttataataaaaataaatactatataaatcacattaaaataaataaatacaatatcaaacgcctggcacagaataaattctaaatcGCCTGATACTGAAAATTTGTTAATTAAACTTGATAAGATGAGAaacactgacgagatctaataagatcgaaacagtactgtctgcagattggatatatacagtttagaatttgttttgagttttatatataataaataattgaaaaagcAAATGTATTGTACGTATATGAATGTGGGTGTGTAGTGTACATGTACCGTATagtatgtattttatattaaagtaTACAATGTCCCTACACTGATCCTATATGGTTTTGGTTGGTCATGCAAATCATCTACAAACcaacttatactgtactaattaTGTTACAGTAAGTAATGTGATGTATTAGGCCTAGTCACGTATTAAAAAATCATAATGCATGAAATAATGCTAATATTGTTTGATGAAAAGGTGGGAAAAAGTGTTTAATAACATTgttatgatataaataataaaaaaatatgatataaatatGACCATATTATctttatattgactatttttgataatcatacCCCTTTAAAGTCATTTGTATTTCAACctatattatttcttttgtattaatatagtgtatgttatgtattgtttgtcttgttacattttgttaatgttatgtattCTTATTATCTGCCTAACcaatattagtaataatagtttatatatatatatatgtatatatatataaacaattcaggcaaagaacattaattctaaaccgcccggtgataaactgaaattttaattaattaatttgaaatatgtatatattaatatgtatatatatatatatatatatataactttctttcgcaaataaaatgtattataaaaaatCTAATATAAAATGTCAGACCAGCTAAGTATTGCGTttcaattgcatttttttttttagtataggCGAATTATATATCTTTTTCTCTAAACAAGTGAATGATACCACATTTAGAATTAAGGTTTCTGTGTATGCATTACCAAAATAGTAATTATATTTCAATGCACTTCTGCTTTTTGTTTTAAgatttttaaatgattattaacTATACATTAAATGGcaggtttttaaaaaaaaaacgttttaaaagtTAATTGTAGTATTTTGGTCCAGGATGAGGTGAAGTGTGTGTGTGGCAccagaattatttttttctgaagaaaagaagtaagcagATTCGCTCCAAACAATAGGATTCACatacaaaatcattatttttccaATATACATAGTATAACAGTATACTTACAGTACATAAGGTAAACTCGAGCAGAAGaataacacacataaaaaccatattcattttttcgtcgaaaagtgccctctctagtttcatattaataaattaactattaataaaaa from Antedon mediterranea chromosome 2, ecAntMedi1.1, whole genome shotgun sequence includes:
- the LOC140039407 gene encoding uncharacterized protein is translated as MNEIERSRCTKRSRRQIGDKNKSVLIALYEKGMSSYRSDRQKVLLAKAVEKTGLLEEQVKDWIGNYKKKLSGKKRPCKEKLRIRKQTGHQLFMSEHIKEELDKGRTYTDCRVSGLKKWQELKQSNESASYEERARLALPLPTTPSQMTEGQNKIAIARKTKEIEKKIQEMVNLGCQCIAVILHPNNDTIFSFGSEEGNYFMEREQLTTKFLSFSNGPNATQVNKKKKLRREVQELLNNKFKQASGKDRVPYKEVMNGKWRVCGLDPIGFKPIGRYTYQELESIIEKSNHLKFEATENETVLADVTENETVLADATDNETVLADGKLNIIYLIFNATKQFVVERCSSLLYDIVIE